A region from the Triticum aestivum cultivar Chinese Spring chromosome 3D, IWGSC CS RefSeq v2.1, whole genome shotgun sequence genome encodes:
- the LOC123077489 gene encoding 60S ribosomal protein L18a-like protein, whose amino-acid sequence MGEASSDDLCHCQGCLGKYTLLRDEENPQLAKFERRLPCFGCGIGWSSFLLGFLCPLLWYYATTLYCCKYYNRDPRERPGLAASAIAAAIFTTAATITLSIILIIWAQK is encoded by the exons ATGGGAGAAG CAAGCTCGGATGATCTTTGCCATTGTCAAGGGTGTCTTGGCAAGTACACCCTACTCAGAGATGAAGAGAACCCACAGCTCGCAAAGTTTGAGAGACGCCTTCCTTGCTTTGGTTGTGGAATAGGATGGTCCTC ATTTCTTTTAGGTTTCTTGTGTCCATTGCTTTGGTACTATGCAACGACTCTTTACTGCTGCAAGTACTACAATAGGGATCCCCGAGAGCGCCCGGGTCTTGCTGCCTCTGCTATTGCG GCGGCCATCTTCACTACCGCGGCAACTATTACCCTCTCCATCATTCTGATTATCTGGGCACAAAAGTGA